The following proteins are co-located in the Tripterygium wilfordii isolate XIE 37 chromosome 2, ASM1340144v1, whole genome shotgun sequence genome:
- the LOC120006712 gene encoding uncharacterized protein LOC120006712 isoform X2 — METQMHDESMDKPKVRKAKNYTVAEDLILIAAWEHTSEDVVIGTDQAKEQYWTRVWREYLSNASSYPYRPEKSIINRFSIIRTKCLKFSGIVQSIEYANPSGMTEQDKLNQAIKAWSTEEKERGVFKFLHCYQALKNSPKWITEVVHPSLSRSTAASESINLGDDVSASGHVELERPVGRKAGKERMKNKKIKVEDSGESQTSINFEKSQELMQKFHEQKMDVIMQDSKKMDEYLQLKREKLELDREHKEEKVMTIDMSNLNEMQRKYIEMKQWKIFEKAFNK; from the exons ATGGAGACTCAAATGCATGATGAAAGCATGGACAAGCCAAAAGTTAGAAAGGCAAAAAATTATACGGTAGCGGAAGACCTCATTTTAATCGCGGCTTGGGAACATACTAGTGAAGATGTCGTGATTGGAACTGATCAAGCAAAAGAACAATATTGGACTCGAGTGTGGAGAGAGTATCTTTCGAATGCAAGTAGTTATCCCTATCGACCGGAGAAATCAATAATCAATCGATTCAGCATTATCCGGACTAAATGCTTAAAGTTTTCTGGAATTGTTCAGAGCATTGAGTATGCGAATCCGAGTGGAATGACTGAGCAAGACAAG CTTAATCAAGCCATTAAAGCATGGTCTACTGAGGAGAAGGAAAGAGGTGTCTTCAAGTTTTTACATTGTTATCAAGCGCTCAAGAATTCTCCGAAGTGGATTACAGAAGTGGTGCACCCTAGTTTGAGCCGAAGCACAGCTGCATCAGAGTCTATAAATTTAGGAGACGATGTGAGTGCCTCTGGTCATGTAGAATTAGAAAGACCAGTTGGTAGGAAGGCTGGAAAGGAGcgaatgaagaacaaaaaaataaaagtggaaGATAGTGGAGAATCTCAAACGAGCATTAATTTCGAAAAATCACAAGAATTGATGCAAAAGTTTCATGAGCAGAAGATGGATGTCATCATGCAGGATAGTAAAAAAATGGACGAGTATCTACAATTGAAGAGGGAAAAGCTTGAGCTTGATCGGGAGCATAAAGAGGAGAAGGTAATGACTATTGACATGTCTAATTTGAATGAGATGCAGCGAAAGTACATTGAAATGAAGCAATGGAAGATCTTCGAAAAAGCATTTAACAAGTAG
- the LOC120006712 gene encoding uncharacterized protein LOC120006712 isoform X1 → MFTCLYSYVFAWKPYHMETQMHDESMDKPKVRKAKNYTVAEDLILIAAWEHTSEDVVIGTDQAKEQYWTRVWREYLSNASSYPYRPEKSIINRFSIIRTKCLKFSGIVQSIEYANPSGMTEQDKLNQAIKAWSTEEKERGVFKFLHCYQALKNSPKWITEVVHPSLSRSTAASESINLGDDVSASGHVELERPVGRKAGKERMKNKKIKVEDSGESQTSINFEKSQELMQKFHEQKMDVIMQDSKKMDEYLQLKREKLELDREHKEEKVMTIDMSNLNEMQRKYIEMKQWKIFEKAFNK, encoded by the exons ATGTTCACATGTCTATATTCATATGTTTTTGCTTGGAAGCCATATCATATGGAGACTCAAATGCATGATGAAAGCATGGACAAGCCAAAAGTTAGAAAGGCAAAAAATTATACGGTAGCGGAAGACCTCATTTTAATCGCGGCTTGGGAACATACTAGTGAAGATGTCGTGATTGGAACTGATCAAGCAAAAGAACAATATTGGACTCGAGTGTGGAGAGAGTATCTTTCGAATGCAAGTAGTTATCCCTATCGACCGGAGAAATCAATAATCAATCGATTCAGCATTATCCGGACTAAATGCTTAAAGTTTTCTGGAATTGTTCAGAGCATTGAGTATGCGAATCCGAGTGGAATGACTGAGCAAGACAAG CTTAATCAAGCCATTAAAGCATGGTCTACTGAGGAGAAGGAAAGAGGTGTCTTCAAGTTTTTACATTGTTATCAAGCGCTCAAGAATTCTCCGAAGTGGATTACAGAAGTGGTGCACCCTAGTTTGAGCCGAAGCACAGCTGCATCAGAGTCTATAAATTTAGGAGACGATGTGAGTGCCTCTGGTCATGTAGAATTAGAAAGACCAGTTGGTAGGAAGGCTGGAAAGGAGcgaatgaagaacaaaaaaataaaagtggaaGATAGTGGAGAATCTCAAACGAGCATTAATTTCGAAAAATCACAAGAATTGATGCAAAAGTTTCATGAGCAGAAGATGGATGTCATCATGCAGGATAGTAAAAAAATGGACGAGTATCTACAATTGAAGAGGGAAAAGCTTGAGCTTGATCGGGAGCATAAAGAGGAGAAGGTAATGACTATTGACATGTCTAATTTGAATGAGATGCAGCGAAAGTACATTGAAATGAAGCAATGGAAGATCTTCGAAAAAGCATTTAACAAGTAG